The following proteins are encoded in a genomic region of Candidatus Methylospira mobilis:
- a CDS encoding acyl carrier protein, with protein MKDKLKSFIFSEIIHHDNPDVFSDGDDLLEAGLDSMGLMRLIMFAEKTFAVTLPDTEIEPDNVRTLNALELWITKSRLN; from the coding sequence ATGAAAGATAAACTGAAAAGTTTTATTTTCTCCGAAATCATCCATCACGATAATCCTGACGTTTTCAGCGACGGCGACGACTTGCTGGAAGCCGGCCTGGACAGCATGGGATTGATGCGGCTGATCATGTTCGCGGAAAAAACCTTTGCGGTAACCTTGCCGGATACGGAGATAGAACCCGACAATGTCCGTACGCTGAACGCACTGGAACTATGGATAACAAAATCCCGGCTCAACTGA
- a CDS encoding methyltransferase family protein, with protein sequence MLLVTKILLFTALIPGMVTVFVPYQLITFTWKTSPAPQAALALPAMVIMLAGIAGYCLCVREFAVQGAGTPAPIDAPEKLVLTGLYRRTRNPMFLSILLILLAENLFFQQGVLLVYTGGVGLALHLLVLLYEEPVLRARFGPAYTAYCDAVPRWGMTALPFTADLRHD encoded by the coding sequence ATGCTTCTGGTCACTAAAATACTGCTGTTTACGGCGCTGATCCCTGGAATGGTTACTGTTTTTGTGCCCTATCAGCTCATCACCTTCACGTGGAAAACTAGTCCCGCCCCGCAAGCGGCGCTTGCGCTACCCGCCATGGTGATTATGCTCGCGGGCATCGCCGGCTACTGCCTTTGCGTAAGGGAATTTGCCGTGCAAGGCGCCGGCACTCCTGCGCCTATTGACGCGCCGGAAAAGCTCGTGCTGACCGGATTATATCGGCGGACGCGTAATCCCATGTTTTTAAGTATTTTGCTTATACTGTTGGCGGAAAACCTGTTTTTTCAACAGGGTGTGTTGCTTGTCTACACGGGAGGCGTCGGACTGGCGCTCCATCTTTTGGTTTTGCTGTATGAAGAACCCGTACTTCGTGCACGGTTTGGCCCCGCCTATACAGCTTACTGCGACGCGGTTCCGCGTTGGGGCATGACGGCGCTGCCTTTTACAGCCGACTTACGCCATGATTAA
- a CDS encoding NAD(P)/FAD-dependent oxidoreductase, whose protein sequence is MTRKLNRRGFLKLGALLGLSACSASPAKQAATSKARVVVVGGGYGGATTARYIRLLDPGIRVTLVEPNPRNLSCPGSNEVLAGWRKLDDLAIDYAHLRQNAEIEVVTAQAARIDNKNRVLALKDGGKLHYDRLVVAPGIDFRWDAIAGYDFAASQRVAHAWKAGPQTMLLRNQLRAMPDGGVVMLTVPAAPYRCPPGPYERASLIANYLQRCKPRSKIIILDAKTQFSKQALFFEGWKTLYPGMIEWLPSESEGLIEQVNVDTLTVTTHFNEHRADVLNVIPPQKAGSFAEENGLSDAGGWCPVDFDSFESTLLPRVHVIGDACIAYPMPKSAFSANSQAKICALAIVNLLNERTPSPPSLINHCYSFLAPDYAISITGVYARTTADKRLIATTTGETPMNADHAQEAHLAKNWQEHIRKDSFG, encoded by the coding sequence ATGACCCGGAAACTGAACCGCCGCGGATTCCTGAAGCTGGGCGCGCTGTTAGGACTGAGCGCGTGCAGCGCCTCGCCTGCGAAGCAAGCCGCAACAAGCAAAGCACGCGTCGTAGTCGTTGGCGGCGGCTATGGCGGCGCGACAACAGCACGATATATCCGCCTGCTCGATCCCGGCATCAGGGTCACCTTGGTGGAACCGAATCCGCGTAATCTGTCCTGTCCCGGATCGAACGAAGTTCTGGCCGGATGGCGCAAACTCGACGATTTGGCAATCGATTACGCGCATCTGCGGCAGAATGCCGAAATCGAAGTCGTAACGGCGCAAGCCGCGCGCATCGACAACAAAAACCGCGTTTTGGCGCTTAAGGACGGCGGCAAACTGCATTACGACAGACTGGTGGTCGCACCCGGTATCGATTTTCGCTGGGATGCGATAGCGGGCTACGACTTTGCCGCCAGCCAACGCGTGGCGCACGCGTGGAAAGCCGGGCCGCAAACCATGCTGCTGCGCAACCAGTTACGCGCCATGCCGGACGGCGGCGTGGTGATGCTGACCGTTCCCGCCGCCCCCTACCGTTGCCCGCCCGGCCCTTACGAACGCGCGTCGCTGATCGCCAACTATCTGCAGCGCTGCAAACCGCGCTCGAAAATTATTATCCTCGACGCGAAAACCCAATTCTCCAAACAGGCGTTATTTTTCGAAGGCTGGAAAACGCTGTATCCCGGCATGATCGAATGGCTGCCGTCCGAAAGTGAAGGCCTGATCGAGCAAGTTAACGTCGATACGCTCACAGTTACCACGCACTTCAATGAACATCGCGCCGACGTGCTGAACGTGATACCCCCGCAAAAAGCCGGGAGTTTCGCCGAAGAAAACGGACTGAGCGATGCAGGCGGCTGGTGTCCTGTCGATTTCGACAGCTTCGAATCGACTTTACTGCCTAGGGTTCATGTCATCGGCGACGCCTGCATCGCTTATCCGATGCCGAAATCGGCTTTTTCAGCCAACTCCCAGGCCAAAATCTGCGCGCTCGCCATCGTCAACCTGCTGAACGAGCGCACGCCGTCGCCTCCGTCGCTGATCAACCATTGCTACAGCTTTCTGGCGCCCGATTACGCAATATCAATCACCGGCGTTTATGCGCGCACCACCGCCGATAAACGCCTGATCGCAACAACCACCGGCGAAACGCCGATGAATGCGGACCATGCGCAGGAAGCGCATCTCGCCAAAAACTGGCAGGAGCACATCCGGAAAGACAGTTTCGGATAA
- a CDS encoding c-type cytochrome, which yields MSDIETKHLLFCSVLLLPVLAGAATQESVHAPADAAALTLACSGCHGTQTGVSGLPRLDGMEAPVFIQRMIDFKSGKRVSSIMNRIARGYDESELQKMADYLSRQAPVSP from the coding sequence ATGAGCGACATTGAAACGAAACATTTGCTGTTTTGCAGCGTGCTGCTGTTGCCGGTACTCGCAGGCGCAGCAACTCAGGAAAGCGTTCATGCCCCCGCTGACGCCGCGGCACTGACGCTCGCCTGCAGCGGTTGTCACGGAACACAAACCGGGGTGTCCGGTTTACCACGTCTTGACGGCATGGAAGCACCGGTTTTTATACAAAGGATGATCGATTTCAAAAGCGGAAAACGCGTCTCATCAATCATGAACCGGATTGCGCGCGGCTACGATGAATCCGAGCTGCAAAAAATGGCTGACTACCTAAGCCGCCAAGCGCCCGTATCGCCATGA
- a CDS encoding YcxB family protein: MSEIEYEVREQDLVAFNEYQLNGSSAVKKILRMHRATVPALIVITALSIYFYYKDLASALYVGGAGLIWAIAVPYYFRWSWRKQIQGRFTAEMKAVVCGATTLRITPEGLVELRGGVQSKLPWRELLRIELTPRYAFIFTDVDSAVIVPRETLTRGDLQQFVRSADAYIEKAS; this comes from the coding sequence ATGTCTGAAATTGAATATGAAGTACGTGAGCAGGATTTGGTGGCTTTTAACGAGTACCAGCTGAACGGTTCCAGCGCCGTTAAAAAGATTTTGCGCATGCATCGGGCAACGGTGCCTGCGCTTATCGTTATTACCGCATTAAGCATCTATTTTTACTATAAGGATCTTGCTTCCGCGCTTTATGTCGGCGGTGCGGGACTGATATGGGCGATTGCTGTTCCGTACTATTTTCGCTGGAGCTGGCGCAAGCAGATACAAGGGCGATTCACGGCTGAAATGAAAGCGGTAGTGTGCGGCGCAACGACATTGCGTATTACCCCGGAAGGCTTGGTGGAGCTGCGTGGCGGCGTGCAATCGAAACTACCCTGGCGCGAACTTCTGCGCATAGAGCTGACTCCCCGTTACGCCTTTATTTTCACCGACGTCGATAGCGCTGTTATTGTGCCTCGGGAAACATTGACGCGCGGCGATCTGCAGCAGTTTGTGCGCTCGGCGGACGCCTACATTGAAAAGGCGTCCTGA
- a CDS encoding ATP-binding cassette domain-containing protein, giving the protein MIRLNELSLRRGVKSLLENVSLTVHDGQKVGLTGANGVGKSSLFGLFLGALQPDTGTLDLPPHQVIAHVAQETPPDSRAAQEYVLDGDHELRDVQQRMEVIDPGQDGLAYAHLQSHYEAIGGYTANARAARLLHGLGFAPGDELRSVSEFSGGWRMRLNLAQALMCRSDILLLDEPTNHLDIDAVIWLQDWLLAYAGTLVLISHDRDFLDEVCDHIIHIENRKATLITGNYSAFELRRAELLSQQQSAREKQQREIAHIQSYVERFRAQATKARQAQSRLKALARMELIAQAEADSPFDFHLLPPSKLPRPLLRFDQVGAGYGARMQLDGVSFTLSPGDRIGLLGANGAGKSTLIKAMAGVLDIQQGKRVAAQDLRIGYFAQHQIEQLSLDESPLWHVQRLNPAATEKELRNFLGGFNFQGDQALASIAPFSGGEKARLALALLIYQRPNLLLLDEPTNHLDLEMRDALNRALQDFEGALVLVSHDRYLLRSVADQFWWVVDHRLQPFDGDLDDYRRVLAEHRRAMQDSAASAKKTDPARRDQRKPDAGQRQQLRALQQVVDRAEREVEKLTQTRSELETELADPALYLSENRERMQRIVHKKNEIDSQLQDAENRWLEAGEKLDNAQTALQDA; this is encoded by the coding sequence ATGATACGTTTGAATGAGCTGTCGCTACGGCGCGGCGTGAAATCCCTGCTGGAAAATGTCAGCCTGACGGTGCACGACGGGCAAAAAGTAGGGCTGACCGGCGCCAACGGCGTCGGCAAATCCAGTCTGTTCGGGCTGTTTCTAGGGGCTCTGCAGCCGGATACCGGCACGCTGGACTTGCCCCCGCATCAGGTGATCGCGCATGTGGCTCAGGAAACGCCGCCGGACAGTCGCGCCGCGCAGGAGTACGTGCTGGATGGCGATCATGAATTGCGCGACGTTCAGCAGCGCATGGAGGTGATCGATCCCGGGCAGGACGGTCTGGCTTATGCGCATCTGCAAAGCCACTACGAGGCGATAGGCGGTTATACCGCCAATGCCCGCGCCGCGCGGCTGCTGCATGGGCTGGGGTTTGCTCCGGGCGACGAACTGCGCAGCGTCAGCGAGTTTTCCGGCGGCTGGCGCATGCGCTTGAATCTGGCGCAGGCGCTGATGTGCCGTTCCGATATCCTGTTGCTGGACGAGCCGACCAACCATCTGGATATCGATGCGGTGATCTGGCTGCAGGACTGGCTGCTTGCCTATGCCGGGACATTGGTGCTGATTTCACATGACCGCGATTTTCTCGATGAAGTATGCGATCACATCATACATATCGAAAATCGCAAGGCGACGCTGATCACCGGGAACTACAGCGCGTTCGAACTCCGGCGCGCGGAATTGCTGTCGCAGCAGCAATCGGCCAGGGAAAAGCAGCAGCGCGAAATCGCGCATATACAATCCTACGTCGAGCGCTTCCGCGCCCAGGCCACCAAGGCGCGGCAGGCGCAGAGCCGGTTGAAGGCTCTGGCGCGCATGGAGCTCATTGCGCAGGCGGAGGCGGACTCTCCGTTCGATTTTCATTTGCTGCCGCCCTCGAAGCTGCCGCGTCCGTTATTGCGTTTCGATCAGGTCGGCGCCGGATACGGAGCGCGGATGCAACTGGACGGCGTCAGTTTCACGCTGTCCCCGGGCGACCGCATCGGCTTGCTGGGCGCCAACGGCGCGGGCAAATCAACCTTGATCAAAGCCATGGCCGGCGTACTCGACATTCAGCAAGGAAAACGGGTTGCCGCCCAGGATTTACGCATCGGTTATTTTGCCCAGCACCAGATCGAACAGCTCAGTCTGGATGAAAGTCCGCTCTGGCATGTGCAGCGTTTGAATCCTGCTGCGACCGAAAAGGAATTGCGCAATTTTCTGGGCGGGTTCAATTTTCAGGGCGATCAGGCCCTGGCCTCGATCGCGCCTTTTTCCGGAGGCGAAAAGGCGCGTCTGGCCCTGGCGCTGCTGATTTATCAGCGTCCGAATCTATTGCTGCTGGACGAGCCGACCAACCATCTCGATCTGGAAATGCGCGACGCGTTGAATCGCGCGCTGCAGGATTTCGAAGGAGCGCTGGTGTTGGTTTCTCACGACCGTTATCTGTTGCGCAGCGTAGCGGACCAGTTCTGGTGGGTAGTCGATCACCGTTTGCAGCCCTTCGACGGCGATCTGGACGATTATCGCCGCGTATTGGCCGAGCATCGGCGCGCGATGCAGGACAGCGCGGCATCAGCCAAAAAAACGGACCCGGCACGGCGCGATCAGCGCAAGCCCGACGCCGGGCAGCGCCAGCAGTTGCGGGCGTTGCAACAGGTAGTGGATCGCGCGGAGCGTGAGGTGGAAAAACTGACGCAAACCCGTTCCGAGCTGGAAACCGAGCTGGCCGATCCCGCGCTTTATCTATCGGAGAACAGGGAGCGCATGCAGCGGATCGTACATAAAAAGAACGAAATCGACAGTCAGCTCCAGGATGCGGAAAACCGCTGGCTTGAAGCCGGCGAGAAACTTGACAATGCTCAAACGGCATTGCAGGATGCTTGA
- a CDS encoding universal stress protein has product MKTYRKILLAVDFADHLKVVVDRAQSLTELYQADLTVLHVVEYIPLSEPVYGSVLPLDIDLTEQLAQAARKRLHTITKRLNLPDTALRVEIGSPKSEIIRVAEESKADLIVLGSHGRHGIALLLGSTATSVLHHATCDVLAVKLKT; this is encoded by the coding sequence ATGAAAACTTACCGGAAAATCCTGCTGGCGGTCGATTTCGCGGATCATTTGAAAGTGGTGGTCGATCGCGCGCAAAGTTTGACCGAACTTTACCAGGCCGATTTAACCGTCCTGCACGTGGTTGAATACATTCCGTTGAGCGAGCCGGTTTACGGTTCCGTCCTGCCTTTGGATATCGACTTGACGGAACAGTTGGCGCAAGCGGCGCGCAAGCGCCTGCATACCATAACCAAACGCCTGAATTTGCCCGACACAGCCTTGCGCGTCGAAATCGGCAGCCCGAAATCGGAAATTATACGCGTCGCCGAAGAGTCAAAAGCCGATTTGATCGTTCTCGGTTCTCATGGAAGACATGGCATTGCCTTGCTGCTCGGATCAACCGCGACCTCCGTTTTGCATCACGCCACCTGCGATGTGCTGGCCGTTAAATTGAAAACCTGA
- a CDS encoding metallophosphoesterase family protein, whose translation MTGIIWMVIRKPVFFTVIFLLPYTGHALAATDPVVLTFSTVGDSRVDHDEAKNAKLAVAPDAAPTAVNEGLSREGVLWGQNTHALNRILQGVKAQKANILFFNGDMIMGYGNPVLPQASDAAVGLSLQDVLNSDLLKTYREYAYWRGFVASLNDAGVYVAPVPGNHEMQCSNTRYCSGVPKAAVAANENAWRDNMGDMILDTERLNALLPSSLRGITHFDSRNNPYNDPATLLPYAGSNPDAVSTDQKQLSYSFDIADSHFAVINTDAVGRDGHAPNAWLDADLTLAAGRGARHFFVFGHKPAYFYNYGTPPVATPPTGDLAMYDADARNAFWHVIVKHRATYFCGHEHIYKAAQFPSPPGAVDPANGRAYAPAYQVIVGSGGSPFDAAAASPGLARGDRQFAWATVKIHRSGAVKMEVWGFSDSYGPNTLLERRVLP comes from the coding sequence ATGACAGGAATTATTTGGATGGTAATCCGTAAACCGGTTTTTTTTACCGTAATATTTCTCCTGCCGTATACCGGACATGCGTTGGCCGCCACCGACCCGGTAGTGCTGACATTTTCTACAGTGGGCGATTCGCGCGTCGATCATGACGAAGCCAAAAACGCTAAATTGGCGGTAGCGCCTGACGCCGCACCGACCGCAGTCAATGAGGGCTTGAGCCGGGAAGGGGTGCTGTGGGGGCAAAATACGCACGCACTAAACCGTATTTTGCAAGGCGTCAAGGCGCAAAAAGCCAACATTCTGTTTTTTAACGGCGATATGATCATGGGCTATGGAAACCCTGTGTTGCCGCAGGCGAGCGATGCGGCTGTCGGGCTGTCGCTACAGGATGTATTGAATTCGGACCTGTTAAAAACTTATCGCGAATACGCTTATTGGCGAGGCTTTGTCGCCTCGTTGAACGATGCGGGCGTTTATGTCGCGCCGGTCCCCGGCAACCATGAGATGCAGTGCAGCAATACGCGTTATTGCAGCGGCGTACCCAAGGCGGCTGTGGCGGCGAACGAAAACGCATGGCGCGACAATATGGGCGACATGATACTGGACACCGAGCGCCTTAATGCGCTGCTTCCGTCATCGCTACGCGGCATTACGCATTTCGATAGCCGCAACAATCCTTACAACGATCCCGCAACGCTGCTGCCGTACGCCGGCTCCAATCCGGATGCAGTCAGTACCGATCAGAAACAGTTGAGTTATTCTTTCGATATAGCCGATTCGCATTTTGCCGTTATCAATACCGATGCGGTAGGCCGTGACGGACATGCGCCCAATGCATGGCTGGATGCCGATCTGACCTTGGCGGCAGGGCGCGGCGCCAGACATTTTTTTGTGTTCGGGCATAAGCCCGCTTACTTTTATAACTACGGAACGCCTCCGGTAGCAACTCCGCCCACCGGCGACCTGGCCATGTATGACGCTGATGCGAGAAATGCTTTCTGGCATGTCATTGTCAAACACAGGGCTACCTATTTTTGCGGCCATGAGCATATCTACAAGGCGGCCCAATTTCCGTCTCCTCCCGGTGCGGTCGATCCTGCGAACGGCCGCGCTTATGCGCCCGCCTATCAGGTTATCGTCGGCTCGGGCGGTTCTCCGTTCGACGCGGCAGCCGCTAGTCCGGGGCTGGCGAGAGGGGATCGCCAGTTTGCCTGGGCTACGGTCAAAATTCATCGCAGCGGTGCTGTAAAAATGGAGGTTTGGGGCTTTTCCGACAGTTATGGTCCGAATACGCTGCTCGAACGCAGGGTCTTGCCTTAG
- the glgX gene encoding glycogen debranching protein GlgX — protein MPVQYSVSRGRRYPNGISTDQGGVNFSIFGWHATRAELLLYERADSPAPFQIILLNPDENKTFFSWHVYVEKLPSGTNYTWRLDGPRDTKTSGFRFNPDKELLDPWARAVTDHFWNRQAACEGGSDGPCSYRAMVVNEGYDWEGDVPLNHALEDTIIYEVHVRGFTRHASSNVANPGTYSAVIEKIPYLKSLGITDIELLPVMAFDEQDVPPGAARLGLKNYWGYSPHSFFSPHPGYCITPEQGTHRREFKDMVKALHQAGIGVILDVVFNHTAEGGVDGPTINMKGLGNAGFYHLDKFDRSRYRDFTGCGNTINANHPIVADFLHDILVYWVNEFHVDGFRFDLASALCRGMDGNPLRDPPVLWAIELSDTLAQSRIIAEAWDAAGLYQVGGFPGFRWREWNGRYRDVVRRFVRGDCGLIGELATRVSGNSDFYQHTGRLPTSSINFVTCHDGFTLYDLVSYNDKHNEANGEDNRDGTNDNYSWNCGYEGECEDTEILALRKRQAKNMLAILMLSQGVPMMRAGDEVLRTQKGNNNGYCQDNELSWFDWNLAERQANMLQFVQRLIAFRKRHPSLRRRRFMTGGILAGRGIADVTWHGAQLHAPQWDDPDSRLLAYTLAGRHDTEADLHIIFNLSHLPCKVELPIVPGRVWHRALDTALDTPDDIPEPARQVLWKQPDYPALPRSVVVMEGLIVSGQQDGRK, from the coding sequence ATGCCGGTACAATACAGCGTTTCAAGGGGACGGCGTTACCCCAATGGGATAAGCACGGATCAGGGCGGGGTCAATTTCTCCATTTTCGGTTGGCACGCCACCCGGGCCGAATTGCTGCTTTACGAGCGCGCGGACAGTCCGGCGCCTTTTCAGATCATCCTGCTCAATCCCGATGAAAACAAGACATTTTTCTCCTGGCATGTTTACGTGGAAAAACTGCCGTCAGGAACGAATTACACCTGGCGCCTCGACGGTCCGCGCGATACCAAAACCTCGGGTTTTCGCTTTAACCCCGATAAGGAATTGCTCGATCCCTGGGCGCGCGCTGTTACCGATCATTTCTGGAACCGTCAGGCTGCCTGCGAAGGCGGCAGCGACGGCCCATGTTCCTACCGCGCGATGGTGGTTAATGAGGGTTATGACTGGGAGGGCGATGTTCCGCTCAATCATGCGCTCGAAGACACCATCATCTACGAAGTTCACGTGCGGGGGTTTACCCGTCATGCGTCCTCCAACGTCGCCAATCCCGGGACCTACTCCGCGGTCATCGAGAAAATTCCCTATCTCAAATCGCTTGGCATAACCGATATCGAGTTGCTGCCGGTAATGGCCTTCGACGAGCAGGACGTTCCTCCGGGGGCTGCGCGGCTGGGCCTTAAAAACTATTGGGGATACAGTCCTCACAGCTTTTTCTCGCCCCATCCCGGTTACTGCATCACGCCCGAGCAGGGGACGCACCGGCGCGAGTTCAAGGACATGGTCAAGGCGCTGCACCAGGCGGGAATCGGCGTCATACTCGACGTAGTATTCAATCACACAGCGGAAGGCGGAGTCGACGGTCCCACCATCAACATGAAAGGGCTGGGCAATGCGGGGTTTTACCATCTGGATAAATTCGACCGTAGCCGTTATCGGGACTTTACCGGCTGCGGCAACACCATCAATGCCAACCACCCGATAGTCGCCGATTTTCTGCATGACATTCTTGTTTACTGGGTTAACGAGTTTCATGTCGACGGCTTCCGCTTCGATCTGGCAAGCGCGCTGTGCCGGGGAATGGACGGCAATCCGTTGCGCGATCCGCCTGTGCTTTGGGCTATCGAGCTGTCGGATACGCTGGCGCAAAGCCGCATCATCGCCGAGGCATGGGATGCTGCCGGACTCTATCAGGTGGGCGGGTTTCCGGGGTTCCGCTGGCGGGAATGGAACGGCCGTTACCGCGACGTAGTCCGGCGTTTTGTGCGCGGGGACTGCGGTCTGATTGGTGAGCTGGCCACCCGCGTTTCCGGAAACAGCGACTTTTATCAGCACACGGGCCGGTTGCCGACCAGCAGCATCAACTTCGTTACCTGCCACGACGGTTTTACCCTGTATGACCTGGTCAGCTATAACGACAAGCATAATGAGGCCAACGGCGAAGATAACCGGGATGGCACCAATGACAATTACAGCTGGAATTGCGGCTATGAGGGCGAGTGCGAGGATACCGAAATCCTCGCATTGCGGAAACGTCAGGCTAAAAATATGCTTGCTATTTTAATGTTGAGCCAGGGCGTTCCGATGATGCGGGCCGGCGACGAAGTGCTGCGCACTCAAAAGGGCAATAATAACGGCTATTGTCAGGATAATGAGCTAAGCTGGTTCGACTGGAATCTGGCCGAACGTCAAGCGAACATGCTGCAGTTCGTGCAGCGGCTGATTGCGTTCCGCAAGCGCCATCCCTCCCTGCGCCGCCGGAGATTCATGACCGGCGGAATTCTGGCCGGCCGCGGAATTGCCGACGTGACCTGGCATGGAGCCCAACTGCATGCGCCGCAGTGGGATGACCCTGATAGCCGGCTTCTGGCCTATACGCTCGCCGGTAGACATGATACGGAAGCCGACCTGCATATCATCTTCAACCTGTCGCACCTGCCCTGCAAAGTCGAATTACCTATTGT